A window of Rosa rugosa chromosome 7, drRosRugo1.1, whole genome shotgun sequence genomic DNA:
CAGCTAATCAGATCAAATTAAAAAGATATACTTCTTTTTAAAGAGAGTTGCAAAGCACAAAAAGTACCATAAGGTCTTGAAAGATGAAAGGGAATAATACCAAACCATGTAATTTTGGTCATTTAAAAATCCTATGTGCATTTTTGTTTGCCTAGAAAACATAAATTATTCGATTAGTCTCTGCTATAATTGCCTTCGATCTGGAGGAAGTTACGTCTTTGGGGTTGGGGAAAATACAATTCAGGAAACCTTTTCTCCTATGAAAATCCTAAGTTGCTTCAGTTCTAAACTGGAATGGACATGATATATTACGGCTCCGGCCATTGGTTATCATCTCGTTCTTCTAGGCTTTATAGGTATATTCAAGCATATGATATACACAGACGAAAATGGAAACAAAGGATATGCACAAGATTAAACACAAGACAGATTTCATAAGAGCCAAGAAGAATGGGATAACTATGGTTCTTGTTTGTTGGAGATTTCTATATGTTCTCCTCGGAGAGCTGCAGGGTCACTTCAGATCTGTTGAACAGTGAGACTGCGAGAGGACCAAAGACAAACCAAAACTGAAATTATAGTGAGGGGCAAAGCCATTTACCCTAATCTATGTTTCCCTTTTATCTAATTTATTAGCAAATTAAGGACTAATTACCAGTTATACCATGCTAACACTCTAAGATGATTTTGCTCGACCGTATTACAAAACGGATAATTTTGCTCGTATTACAGTTGTTTTCATGTCTATAACAAAGAAAAACATTCGAGTAGATCAGTGTGCTCATTTGCATCAACATTGGAGTGAGTTTTCCTTCAACAAACTAGTCTCGTATCACATATGTGTCCCTACTTGCAAAGGACTTTCTGTTACTAAAAGGagatttgttttgcattagcatGAAGGCATCAAAGAAACGAGGATATTCCAAGGATGAGCCATAACTAATTGGCTGGAGGCCATTCATAAACTCCATGCCGCGCGTGCCAAATTGGTATCTTCTTGTGTAGTTTTCGTCACTCCCTTCATTTTGATACATTATGGATGTAGAACATACATTGTTGTGAATTCAAAATTAGTCATTAATTTGGAGGGTCAGAAATTTCGCTCGGACAACCCGGAAAGACTCAAAACGATCACCTTCAGTAATCAGAACTTTCATCTGTAAAGTTGTTCTCTATAACTCTGTTCTATAGTAGAGGTTGAAACTTTTCTTTCCGTGTGTAGTAGTATTTCTCAGCTCTTAATAAAAACTTAATTCCTTACCTTGAACAAATCCCCCATTGTTGACTTTGCCAAGGTATACTCCAAATCCTTCATAATTAATGTGCAATCTGTACTACTTTATAAGCATATACTGCCTAACTTCGTATCACTTCGATCTTTGCAGAACTCATTGTTCTATACGTTTGCTTATTGCTTAATCAACAAACATGATTCTGTGATTCTTTGATAAGAATATCAGGTCCCCATTGATTAATAAAAACAATTTGGTATTTTGAAAATCAAGCATGATTCTTTGATCATGAAGAATTAAGGTTGTACGATCTTTCACTAACTCAAGGTATTAATCATTGTCAGATATGGAAGGCTCGGAATAGGCTCAGTTTTGATAATCATCCCCCTATGTGTTGTTCAATTTTGGCATGGATTCGTCAAATTAGTCTGTTTGCTCCTGGTCACTGTAAGGGTGTTTTGGATGCCCAATTATTGTGTTCTCTGGAATTGCTCCTAAACGTGGTAAGGCTCCCAAAGTTCACCATGTTTTTTGAAAATGACCAATTTTTCCTTGGGTCAAAGTAAACACTGATGGTTTGGCGAAAGGCAATCCAGGCCACGCAGCTTGTGGGGGTGTGTTTCGAGATGCCTTAGGTGGTTTTTAGGGAGTTTTTGTCAGTCACTTGGCTGGAATTCTTCCTTCTATTCTGAACTTTATGCTATTATCTTGGCTATCGAAATTGCCTATGCTAGAGGGTGGTTCTATTTATGGTTGGAAAGTGATTCTATTAATGTGGTAGTTTGCTTCTCTTCTAGATCATTTTCTCCTCCATGGAATTTAAGAGTTCGTTGGCGCAATTGTCTATCTAAAGTACATCAAATGAATTTTCGATGTAGTCATATTTTTAGAGAAGGTAATGTTGTAGCTGACAAGATGGCAAATCTGGGAATCTCAAACGCAACGTTTACTTGGTATAATAATCCTCCTAATTAATGAGCTCCACAAGTTTCTACAAGCTGATTGTTTGGGTTTTCCAAATTATCGTTTTTCATAGTGGAAGGGTTGCCTTATTTTTATGGGTGGAAAAAGCATGAAAGATGAGGAGTGCCTCTTTTTCTTGTCTTTCAGTACTATGTTTGTTTTGGAAGCAGTCTTGGCCTAGTCCCCCGCTTCTCAAAGGATCTTAGTTATCTTCTGTACTTTGCAATTTTGTATTTTCTCTTGGCAAGGTTTGGTTTAGCCCCCCTTGCTATGTATCttgtttttcttgattattaatAAATTCGGATAAGGGCGCTGAGTTAGCTCTTATACCacttcctttaaaaaaaataaagtataGATAATATAGAAGCAACTCCTTTTCATTTCATTATCTAGTACTGATCTTTAAAGGTGAAAGAGGAagttataaaataaaaaataaaatcatagaAAAGAACTCAACAATATCATTCCAGTCTTATCGAAAACAAGAATAATTTCATGCTAATCTTACTATTCATCACAAGCTGAATCATCAAAGAAGATTTGGATAGTGAATGAACTCTTTGGCGGTGTCAGATCATAGGAAGTAGTAACCTTCTTATAAGGTAAGTGCAAAGCACTGTTGTATGAGTCCTTACAAAAATTCCGATATAAAGCCCTGAATGGTGAAGAAACGAGAAAGCAAAGCATGGCTACCATCAATATTCATCAAAAAGGAGTTTTAATACAGCGCTGCTCACTTGAGTTTGTTTCAGAAGTGAAACGGATTTCATGTGGTCATGCTACAAGCAATAGTAAATTCAAGTTCATTTCGCAAAGAAATGATGCATTCACAACTTTGGAAGGATCCATTCAATTTCACAAGTCTTTGAACCCCTAGGGAGCCTTGAAAATATCTGCCACAACTCCATTACTGATTCTTGACAGAAATTAGAAGTATGAATTGTCACCTTGTTCAAAACCTTCCCGTGCTTCAACAAGTACCCCGCGACTTCCATCTCATCTATCCGTCCTCGAAATCCCCGTATGTAAATAGTCTTTAGGCATGACAACAAACAAATAGGAACAACCTCGGGAGGAAACCATTCATGTACCAAGTCATCTTCATCATAATTGTCAGAATTGTCAGAATCATAATCATATTTATCAGGATCGTCTATATCACCATCAGGATCGTCTATATGAGCGCCATGAGCACGGCAATTGATGTTCTAAAAAGCATTAAacaataatattgaaaattataTATCAGTACCATTTAGCATATGTAAATTCAAGGCAACATTTGGCATGTGCAAAATCTCATGGACTTACATTCTCCAACAGAAGATATTCCAGATTGGGTGACGCATTGAGAAAAATTGGCAGTGATTGCCAAGAGCAGCAAGTTTGAAGACGTAGCTCCAACTGGTTCAAATTATTGAACCTAGGCATAGCATATTGATATGCAATGTCAGGATCCTTCACAAGTGGCAGATGAATAAAGATAAAAGTTAGATATTTCCTCAGCATAATATAGAATTTCCATGGATAAAATACAGAGTTCAAAAAATGCTATATAGTGAACAAGTTAGAGCATACTTACCCCCACAATTGAAGCTAAAATTGACAAATATTTGACATTCACGATTTCTGCAAAGAGCTTATGTATACGATCAGCAAAATATAGGTTCTCTCTCGCATGCAGACCTTTGAATTTAAGCTCAACTGTGCTTAGCGATTTTACATTCTTCAAAGAATAGCTTGCCAAAAGGTACTCGACATTGAACTTTTCAAGGTTTGGAGCATTAGCATTAACAAAAATTTTGTACTCATACCCTCCATCCGTAGCATAAGGGTCATCCTCTGGAACAGCACAGAATTTTATCTGTAGTCTTTTGAGTTTAGGAGCAGAGATAGTTAAGTTCAAAACTTCATCATCTCTAAGTCTTCCGAGATTTCCATGTATAATTAAATCTTCAAGTGCAGAGAAACAACATGAAAACAGTTTTGCCACTGTATCGACAGCAACAGGATAATATACCTGAACATCAAGGTACTTGAGACTTGGAAAACAACTCGAGTTAGGAGGAATAGCAATAACATGATCTGTTAGTATCAGCTTCAAAACTACCAGTGTCTTGCAAATGAAAATGCTTGTAGGCAACTTAAGACACCCTTCGTAGGAATTTGAGGGTGTGGTATAAAGATCAAGATTAAGTTCGACAACATTGCGCCTAATGGCAGTGCAAACCCAAGCATCAATACGATCAAAATAATCTTCGATTCCAAGGCAGATAAGACTGAATTTATGAATGTTTGACAAGTTACGGAACAGAAGTACTCGATCAACAAACCCGGCTTGACGCACATGTTCATCTGAGTCATATTTCGGTGAAGATACATATACCTCTAGATTCGGAACATAAGTCCACACATTGTTCCATCTATGAGATAATAGGCAGGTCTTTACAGCATCTCTTGTTTCAAGTAATGAGATAATGTGGAAAAGAATTGCATCTGGCAATCCACTGATCCTATCTTCAATACATGCTTTAAAAAGCTTTGAGTTTGAACCCATTCAGGATGTGATACCCTATTTTGGAAACAGATAATGTGTTACAGTTCAAAACCCAAATAAAACATGAAGCTTTAGTGACTGGGAAACAAGCCTACATAAATCTATGCCTCTATGACACTCGTGAATCTGGATTCTGGAAACAGAATTCTTTTTATATGGGTCAGTTCTTATTGAAATAAATATATAGCATTTGGGGTTCCATTGAACAGCAAGTATTATAAGATTTCCATCGTCTTTTCATTTCGTTTTGCTAGGTTTTCTTGGTATCCAAACAGAGGATATATACAGGtacaaaactgaaaacaaaggACATGCCAAAGATTAAAACTTTAACAATTTCAGAGCAAAGTTCAAAGATTTAACAAATCTCAGAAGAGCAAAGAAGTTACCTGTATTGCTTTTGTTTAGTGGGTCACTTCAGTTCTACCTTTCCGTTGATGGTGAGAGTTACTGTGAGAGGCTGAGTGCAAGGACATTCATTCCCACTCTTCTATTTTACCTTAATAATTTTGGGCCTAATATCAAGTTACCCCTCTAAATTGAGAATTTAACACCTCGCCCCTCAACAATAAAAAGTCTTAAATTTGTTATTCATGTATCGAAATGGACCAGTTTAGTCCAATTTTAGTCCCTTTGCCAAACTATCACAAAAGATAGAATTACGGGTATACGACTATACATGTCTTGGATTATCAGTGTATTTGATTCAACAGTAACGTGAGTATTTTTGATTACTTGCTACAAGTACTTTAATAAATTATTTATCCCATGACCAATTAGGATAACAATATT
This region includes:
- the LOC133723893 gene encoding FBD-associated F-box protein At5g60610-like — encoded protein: MGSNSKLFKACIEDRISGLPDAILFHIISLLETRDAVKTCLLSHRWNNVWTYVPNLEVYVSSPKYDSDEHVRQAGFVDRVLLFRNLSNIHKFSLICLGIEDYFDRIDAWVCTAIRRNVVELNLDLYTTPSNSYEGCLKLPTSIFICKTLVVLKLILTDHVIAIPPNSSCFPSLKYLDVQVYYPVAVDTVAKLFSCCFSALEDLIIHGNLGRLRDDEVLNLTISAPKLKRLQIKFCAVPEDDPYATDGGYEYKIFVNANAPNLEKFNVEYLLASYSLKNVKSLSTVELKFKGLHARENLYFADRIHKLFAEIVNVKYLSILASIVGDPDIAYQYAMPRFNNLNQLELRLQTCCSWQSLPIFLNASPNLEYLLLENNINCRAHGAHIDDPDGDIDDPDKYDYDSDNSDNYDEDDLVHEWFPPEVVPICLLSCLKTIYIRGFRGRIDEMEVAGYLLKHGKVLNKVTIHTSNFCQESVMELWQIFSRLPRGSKTCEIEWILPKL